In one Halichondria panicea chromosome 4, odHalPani1.1, whole genome shotgun sequence genomic region, the following are encoded:
- the LOC135334737 gene encoding WD repeat-containing protein 18-like: MELCLCSSVVGKSLHVAAWDVYTGVVHRVYSCECGSADDLSNGGACLCLLGHDHLLCSLPSLPLIYVWSSYKEQVQLKIACPGVVLALAGSPDGVYCAAAISEKIHVWEACSGHLLVVASLHYQPVRVLQFTDDGTHLLSGGDDCRVVVWKVARLLSDAFDSSGCRLPYTDHAPTSLTSDTSLTRHVWSHHSQAVTSLHCGKGGALKARVVTASLDQTCKVYELSSGSLLCSILFDFGLTSVTMDANEYFLFVGGFNGTISQVNLYTHLSSKTQALSLFSEEETTSHSQFIGHSTAISGLTVSCWSSQIVSSCREDAVRVWDIASRQTIRQVKMRGPVLALLKPGLDFDLSKPSETRATWFLPTPLSIAPFKKQLHFKKDKGHAGDKSLLVQTRRSFDPLCELHTGPLKELDCGYSLPTLSKHFSESLADYKLQQELSEVKEVNKKLYKFMMEQLFEPSTDNTTDR, translated from the exons ATGGAGTTGTGCTTATGCAGCTCTGTAGTTGGCAAGTCCCTTCATGTAGCAGCCTGGGACGTATACACAGGTGTTGTGCATCGTGTCTACTCGTGTGAGTGCGGCTCTGCTGATGATCTGAGCAATGGCGGAGCTTGTCTGTGCTTGTTGGGTCATGATCACCTCCTCTGCTCTCTTCCATCCCTGCCTCTCATTTATGTGTGGAGCTCGTATAAG GAACAAGTGCAGTTGAAGATAGCTTGCCCTGGAGTAGTGTTAGCATTGGCTGGATCTCCTGATGGGGTCTATTGTGCAGCAGCCATCAGCGAAAAGATACACGTCTGGGAG GCGTGCTCTGGTCATCTTCTCGTCGTTGCCTCCCTCCACTACCAGCCGGTGAGGGTGCTCCAGTTCACTGACGATGGAACTCACTTACTATCGGGAGGAGACGACTGTAGAGTGGTCGTCTGGAAGGTGGCCAG GTTGCTGTCAGATGCATTTGATTCAAGTGGGTGTCGACTCCCGTACACTGACCACGCCCCCACCAGCCTCACAAGTGACACTTCCCTCACACGTCACGTGTGGAGCCACCACTCTCAGGCCGTGACCAGTCTCCACTGTGGGAAGGGGGGTGCTCTCAAGGCTAGGGTAGTCACTGCTTCACTCGACCAAACCTGCAAA GTGTATGAGCTGTCTTCCGGTAGCCTGCTTTGCTCTATATTATTTGACTTTGGCCTGACCTCTGTTACTATGGACGCAAACGAATACTTTCTATTTGTGGGAGGATTCAACGGAACCATCTCACAAGTGAACCTCTACACACAC TTGAGCTCCAAGACGCAAGCACTGAGTTTATTCAGTGAAGAAGAGACCACTAGCCATTCACAGTTTATTGGACACAG CACTGCTATCAGTGGTCTGACAGTGAGTTGTTGGTCTAGTCAGATAGTGTCGAGTTGTCGGGAGGacgctgtgagggtgtgggacATAGCCAGTCGCCAAACCATTAGACAAGTCAAGATGAGAG GACCTGTGTTGGCGCTGCTAAAGCCTGGACTGGACTTTGACCTGAGTAAACCCTCCGAGACCCGGGCGACCTGGTTCCTACCCACCCCTCTCTCCATAGCACCATTCAAGAAACAGCTTCACTTCAAGAAAGATAAAGGCCACGCTGGAGACAAGTCTTTGTTAGTGCAGACAAGGAGAAGTTTTGATCCA CTCTGTGAACTACACACAG GTCCACTAAAGGAACTGGATTGTGGCTACTCCTTACCAACTTTGTCTAAACACTTCTCAGAG AGCTTGGCTGATTACAAGCTGCAGCAAGAGTTATCGGAGGTCAAAGAGGTCAACAAGAAGCTGTACAAATTCATGATGGAACAATTATTTGAACCTTCAACCGATAATACAACAGATAGATAG